One genomic region from Paramormyrops kingsleyae isolate MSU_618 chromosome 24, PKINGS_0.4, whole genome shotgun sequence encodes:
- the LOC140582166 gene encoding uncharacterized protein, which produces MHLRMFELAREHLQIKGHYEVVKGIISPVGDGYNEKGLIEASHRVEMAKLAVENHSWIEVDSWESRQAEWLETVKVLRHHRQELLSQELDWHNEGLHTLRCALLNCRSLTDKTAFLNDLTVAKNLDMLLLVETWQKPEDNLHLNRLTPLGYSFLCKPRLTGRGGGLAVIHRDCVKTAIVEFHGITSFEYLACKIAGKAPLHVILIYRPPKPHPNFFLDLNEMLSLVCGMSTAVILLGDFNIHVDTDCPSASELCSVLNSFSFVQHIDFPTHDKGHTLDLVCSTGVQNVCTCQGRPLLCSFRVPSPFDQQALLVIPSFMFCL; this is translated from the exons ATGCACTTGCGCATGTTTGAACTGGCACGTGAGCACCTGCAGATCAAAG GACATTATGAAGTTGTGAAGGGGATCATATCACCAGTGGGCGATGGCTACAACGAGAAGGGCCTGATCGAGGCCAGCCATCGGGTGGAAATGGCCAAGCTGGCGGTAGAGAACCACAGCTGGATTGAGGTGGACAGCTGGGAGAGCAGGCAGGCCGAATGGCTGGAGACAGTCAAAGTGCTAAG GCATCACCGGCAGGAACTGCTCTCCCAGGAACTAGACTGGCATAACGAAGGACTACACACTCTCCGCTGTGCGCTCCTGAACTGTAGGTCGCTGACGGATAAGACTGCTTTCCTCAACGACCTGACTGTTGCTAAAAATCTGGACATGTTGCTGCTTGTGGAAACATGGCAGAAACCAGAAGATAACTTGCACCTAAATCGACTTACACCTCTGGGTTATAGTTTTCTTTGTAAACCCCGTCTGACGGGCAGGGGTGGTGGTCTAGCCGTGATACACCGTGACTGTGTTAAAACCGCAATTGTTGAGTTTCATGGGATTACATCCTTTGAATATCTGGCTTGTAAAATTGCTGGAAAGGCTCCGTTGCACGTCATATTAATCTACAGACCTCCGAAGCCTCACCCTAATTTTTTCCTTGATCTCAATGAGATGCTTAGTCTTGTTTGTGGCATGTCTACCGCTGTGATTTtgcttggtgattttaatattcatgtgGATACTGACTGTCCATCGGCTAGTGAGCTGTGTTCAGTACTGAATTCTTTCAGTTTTGTGCAGCATATTGATTTTCCAACGCATGATAAGGGTCATACCTTGGATCTTGTTTGTTCCACCGGTGTACAGAATGTATGTACATGTCAGGGTCGGCCCCTGCTGtgctccttccgtgtcccttccccgtttgaccagcaggcattgctggtcatcccgtccttcatgttttgtctttga